The Populus nigra chromosome 19, ddPopNigr1.1, whole genome shotgun sequence genome includes a window with the following:
- the LOC133680361 gene encoding B-box zinc finger protein 19 isoform X2 has protein sequence MRTICDVCESAAAILFCAADEAALCRSCDEKVHLCNKLASRHVRVGLADPSAVPQCDICENAPAFFYCEIDGSSLCLQCDMIVHVGGKRTHGRYLLLRQRVEFPGDKPGRMEEQGQQPLDHNETRRDQNQPLKLTARENKQNHRASPVPMVENNTDSDGKMDNNLIDLNARPQRIHGQNSTNQENHESSSAVPVGSYKREPQK, from the exons ATGCGAACGATTTGTGACGTCTGTGAGAGCGCAGCCGCGATTCTTTTTTGTGCAGCTGATGAAGCCGCTCTTTGCCGTTCCTGTGACGAGAAG GTTCATTTGTGCAACAAGCTAGCTAGTCGGCACGTGCGAGTAGGACTTGCAGATCCTAGCGCTGTTCCGCAGTGTGACATATGTGAAAATGCACCAG CTTTCTTTTACTGTGAGATAGATGGTAGTTCGCTCTGCTTGCAATGCGATATGATAGTACATGTTGGTGGTAAAAGAACCCATGGTAGATATCTCCTGTTGAGGCAGAGGGTTGAG TTTCCAGGGGATAAACCTGGCCGGATGGAGGAGCAAGGACAACAACCTCTTGATCATAATGAAACAAGGAGGGACCAAAACCAGCCACTTAAACTCACAGCtagagaaaataaacaaaaccacAGAGCCTCTCCAGTTCCAATGGTAGAGAATAACACAGATAGCGACGGGAAAATGGACAACAATTTGATTGATCTTAATGCCAGGCCTCAGCGGATACATGGACAAAATTCAACTAACCAG GAAAATCACGAATCTTCTAGTGCGGTTCCTGTTGGATCCTACAAAAGAGAGCCTCAAAA
- the LOC133680361 gene encoding B-box zinc finger protein 19 isoform X1, with protein sequence MRTICDVCESAAAILFCAADEAALCRSCDEKVHLCNKLASRHVRVGLADPSAVPQCDICENAPAFFYCEIDGSSLCLQCDMIVHVGGKRTHGRYLLLRQRVEFPGDKPGRMEEQGQQPLDHNETRRDQNQPLKLTARENKQNHRASPVPMVENNTDSDGKMDNNLIDLNARPQRIHGQNSTNQENHESSSAVPVGSYKREPQK encoded by the exons ATGCGAACGATTTGTGACGTCTGTGAGAGCGCAGCCGCGATTCTTTTTTGTGCAGCTGATGAAGCCGCTCTTTGCCGTTCCTGTGACGAGAAG GTTCATTTGTGCAACAAGCTAGCTAGTCGGCACGTGCGAGTAGGACTTGCAGATCCTAGCGCTGTTCCGCAGTGTGACATATGTGAAAATGCACCAG CTTTCTTTTACTGTGAGATAGATGGTAGTTCGCTCTGCTTGCAATGCGATATGATAGTACATGTTGGTGGTAAAAGAACCCATGGTAGATATCTCCTGTTGAGGCAGAGGGTTGAG TTTCCAGGGGATAAACCTGGCCGGATGGAGGAGCAAGGACAACAACCTCTTGATCATAATGAAACAAGGAGGGACCAAAACCAGCCACTTAAACTCACAGCtagagaaaataaacaaaaccacAGAGCCTCTCCAGTTCCAATGGTAGAGAATAACACAGATAGCGACGGGAAAATGGACAACAATTTGATTGATCTTAATGCCAGGCCTCAGCGGATACATGGACAAAATTCAACTAACCAG GAAAATCACGAATCTTCTAGTGCGGTTCCTGTTGGATCCTACAAAAGAGAGCCTCAAAAGTAA